A portion of the Luxibacter massiliensis genome contains these proteins:
- a CDS encoding aldo/keto reductase, with the protein MKYNFIPKTNLLVSELSLGAMTFGGQTDEADSMSIMDYAFEHGINVLDTANAYNQGKSEEIAGKWVKNHREKVILATKVGNEVVPGDGSGGLGRRTIRMQFDASRKRLDTDYIDIYYLHQPDYHTCLEETLDTMNELVHKGLVHYIGVSNYAAWQIADILAICEKYDYVRPIMTQNVYNLITRGIEAELLPFLKTHQVGMTAYNPLAAGMLAGKHKPGKPAEGTRFALQSAYYDRYWSDENFTAIEKLKEIAENLHITPLQLAMKWVSQQPSVTTTLTGVSRLTQLEQNIASVEIDPFDEETLDACEAVWKSLAGTRFAYNR; encoded by the coding sequence ATGAAGTATAATTTTATTCCAAAAACCAATTTATTAGTCTCCGAACTCAGCCTTGGCGCAATGACTTTTGGCGGACAGACAGATGAAGCAGATAGTATGTCAATCATGGACTATGCTTTCGAGCATGGTATCAATGTGCTCGATACTGCCAATGCGTATAACCAGGGCAAAAGCGAAGAAATTGCCGGCAAGTGGGTTAAAAACCACCGTGAAAAAGTTATCCTTGCCACAAAAGTCGGAAACGAGGTAGTACCCGGCGATGGCAGCGGCGGACTTGGGAGACGGACTATCCGTATGCAGTTCGACGCCAGCAGGAAGAGATTAGATACAGACTACATTGATATCTATTACCTGCATCAGCCAGACTACCATACTTGCCTGGAAGAGACACTGGACACCATGAATGAGCTTGTACATAAAGGATTGGTACATTACATCGGCGTAAGCAACTATGCCGCATGGCAGATAGCAGATATTCTTGCCATCTGTGAGAAGTACGATTATGTACGCCCTATTATGACGCAGAATGTCTACAACCTGATTACCCGGGGGATTGAAGCAGAGCTTCTTCCGTTTTTAAAAACCCACCAGGTCGGCATGACCGCCTATAACCCGCTGGCTGCCGGTATGCTGGCAGGAAAACATAAGCCAGGAAAACCCGCAGAGGGAACCAGGTTCGCGCTTCAGTCCGCTTACTATGACCGCTACTGGTCGGACGAAAACTTCACAGCCATTGAAAAGCTGAAAGAGATTGCAGAAAACCTGCATATCACCCCACTGCAGCTTGCCATGAAATGGGTATCCCAGCAGCCATCTGTAACTACAACACTCACAGGTGTCAGCCGGCTGACACAGTTGGAGCAAAACATTGCTTCTGTAGAAATTGACCCGTTTGATGAGGAAACTTTAGATGCCTGTGAAGCAGTATGGAAATCTTTAGCCGGCACCCGTTTTGCGTATAACCGATAA
- a CDS encoding class II fructose-bisphosphate aldolase, whose amino-acid sequence MLVTMGELLQKAKKGHYAVCAPSNADEISLRASIDAAKEAQAPVIINLNYTIHPDIKFFARMVRDIANETSIPIALNQDHGAKYEHAIRAIQAGFTSVMVDRSTLPFEENIAQVSEIVKVAHACGVTVEAELGHVGYAAKDDMDERSLTDPDQAKEYCERTKVDCLAVSIGTVHGTYKGTPHIDFDLLKKLNDIVEVPLVLHGGSGTGEDKLARACHEGICKINIGTDVMQKGRDAVLETEVSAPHFTLHSFYEGYKKELIRYMKMFGSAGQA is encoded by the coding sequence ATGTTAGTAACTATGGGAGAGCTTCTCCAAAAAGCCAAAAAAGGCCACTATGCAGTTTGTGCCCCAAGCAATGCAGATGAAATCTCACTGCGCGCCTCCATCGATGCCGCCAAAGAAGCGCAGGCACCGGTCATTATTAACCTGAACTATACTATACATCCAGATATTAAATTCTTCGCACGCATGGTGCGGGATATTGCTAATGAAACATCGATCCCCATCGCATTAAACCAGGATCATGGGGCCAAATACGAGCACGCTATCCGGGCCATCCAGGCAGGATTTACCTCTGTCATGGTGGATCGTTCCACGCTGCCCTTTGAAGAAAACATTGCACAGGTCAGCGAGATCGTAAAAGTGGCCCACGCATGTGGTGTTACCGTGGAAGCAGAGCTAGGCCATGTGGGGTATGCCGCAAAGGATGATATGGATGAGCGCTCTTTAACTGACCCGGATCAGGCAAAGGAATACTGCGAACGCACGAAAGTGGACTGCCTGGCTGTCTCTATCGGAACTGTCCACGGAACTTACAAAGGCACTCCTCATATCGATTTCGACCTGCTGAAAAAACTAAATGACATTGTGGAGGTTCCCCTAGTACTCCACGGCGGTTCCGGGACTGGAGAAGATAAGCTGGCACGCGCCTGCCACGAAGGTATCTGTAAAATTAATATTGGCACGGACGTTATGCAAAAAGGCCGTGATGCAGTCTTAGAAACTGAGGTTTCCGCCCCTCACTTTACACTTCACAGCTTCTATGAGGGTTATAAGAAAGAACTCATCCGCTATATGAAAATGTTTGGTTCTGCCGGACAGGCTTAA